The following is a genomic window from Chania multitudinisentens RB-25.
TCTCCCTACTTTGCAGCGACCCTGGGCACTTTGGTAAACAGCGCCATGGATTCAAGATGCCCCGTATGTGGAAACATGTCTAACATCCGCACACGGGCAAGACAATAACCGGCGTCCAGTAGCACTTTACTATCACGCGCCAGCGTGGTGGGGTTACAGGAAACATACACCACCCGCTTTGGTGCCAGTTTTACAATATGTGACATCACTCCAGCTGCGCCGGCACGAGCAGGATCCAACATCACTTTATCAAACCCTTGAGCTGCCCAAGGCTGCTGTGCAACATCTTCCTCCAGATTCTGATGGAAAAACGACACATTACTCAGCAAATTCTTATGTGCATTATATTGCCCATTCGCGACTAACGTGGCAACACCTTCAATGCCAACAACCGCTTTGGCTCGCCGGGCTAACGGTAAGGTAAAATTGCCCATCCCGCAAAACAGATCCAATATCCGATCATTGGGATTAATCTCTAACCATTCAAGGGCCTGAGCCACCATTTGCTGATTTACCGCACCATTAACCTGGATAAAATCGCGCGGGCTGAAATCTAAGCGTAGTCCGTCAACCTGATAATACGGCGTTTCACCACACAGTTTTTCCAGCCGTTCGCTGTCTGGGGCCAGATAAACCGTCAGTTTTCGTGGCTGCGCAAAAACCCGTAGCGCTTGCCGATCACGCTCTGCCAGCGTATCGAGGTGACGCAACACCAGCAGCGGGCCATTATCCGCTAATACCAGTTCGACATGGCCCAAACGCCTGACCGCCTGTAAACCATTGAGGCACTCATGCAGCGGCACCAGCAGTTGTTCCAATTCAGGAGCCAATA
Proteins encoded in this region:
- the rlmD gene encoding 23S rRNA (uracil(1939)-C(5))-methyltransferase RlmD, which translates into the protein MAQFYSSKRRVTTRPVPQIFTVTVTDLDPFGQGVARHEGKAVFVAGVLPGEQAEIQLTESKRQFAKGKVKQLLNHSPQRVEPRCLYFGLCGGCQQQHASEALQQQSKAAALLRMISRETGVTPQQEPVIAGPQYGYRRRARLGLLWQPKQQKLLMGFRQAASADLVVVKQCPVLAPELEQLLVPLHECLNGLQAVRRLGHVELVLADNGPLLVLRHLDTLAERDRQALRVFAQPRKLTVYLAPDSERLEKLCGETPYYQVDGLRLDFSPRDFIQVNGAVNQQMVAQALEWLEINPNDRILDLFCGMGNFTLPLARRAKAVVGIEGVATLVANGQYNAHKNLLSNVSFFHQNLEEDVAQQPWAAQGFDKVMLDPARAGAAGVMSHIVKLAPKRVVYVSCNPTTLARDSKVLLDAGYCLARVRMLDMFPHTGHLESMALFTKVPRVAAK